In the genome of Staphylococcus durrellii, one region contains:
- a CDS encoding MurR/RpiR family transcriptional regulator, with protein sequence MKFDNRVQRYKHLFTKTDKQIVEYIKSNELNDNFSTINSLAHAVGASPATVTRFSNKLKYENFQDMKFNLLQEMTNNEIENSPLIQKIHNYHQNTIQQTGEFISDSSIKSFVNQIMRSRQIIFAGIGSSGLSATEFYYRMMRMGLKGNVSTDSHQMKIFASLLTASDTFVAISNSGETDELITAANIAHEKGAFVVAITNYQGSPLTECADLVLITTDQSRNNDSRFVNTQIATLFLIDIVSYLLLDDSHLHKVYNKTTDVILNDKN encoded by the coding sequence ATGAAATTTGATAATAGAGTACAACGTTATAAACATTTATTTACTAAGACAGATAAGCAAATAGTTGAATATATAAAAAGTAATGAACTTAATGATAATTTTTCTACTATAAATTCATTAGCACATGCGGTTGGTGCATCACCAGCAACAGTTACGCGTTTCTCTAATAAATTAAAATATGAAAACTTCCAAGATATGAAATTTAATTTACTACAAGAAATGACTAATAATGAAATTGAAAATAGTCCATTAATTCAAAAAATACATAACTATCATCAAAATACGATACAACAAACAGGAGAATTTATTTCAGATAGTAGTATTAAGAGCTTTGTAAATCAAATTATGAGAAGTCGACAAATCATCTTTGCCGGCATAGGTAGCTCAGGTTTATCGGCTACAGAGTTTTATTATCGAATGATGCGTATGGGCTTAAAAGGAAATGTTTCTACCGATTCACACCAAATGAAGATATTCGCTTCTTTATTAACAGCCTCAGATACATTTGTAGCTATTTCTAATAGTGGCGAAACAGACGAACTTATTACCGCTGCTAATATTGCACATGAAAAAGGCGCATTCGTAGTAGCGATTACAAATTATCAAGGTAGTCCTTTAACTGAATGTGCAGATTTAGTATTAATTACGACTGATCAATCAAGAAATAATGATAGTAGATTTGTTAATACACAGATAGCTACTTTATTTTTAATAGATATAGTTAGCTATTTATTATTAGATGATTCACATTTACATAAAGTTTATAACAAGACGACAGATGTCATTTTAAATGATAAAAATTAG
- a CDS encoding haloacid dehalogenase type II produces MYKVIVFDVYGTMFDVNSIKANFDQYNKENAGEIASLWRKTQLHHAALRQVMQRYIRYDDLTKNALRYALDVYEVKYSREDINKLFDGYLNLDYFKEIPKAFIELKNKNLELAILSNGNDNMLRTLVDNSAISEHIDAIMSVDEVKQYKPSPASYALVLKYYQVKRSEILFVSTNTWDVNGAANFGFDTAWVNRNNEIFDENGAKPTITVNNVNELVKWLELKS; encoded by the coding sequence ATGTATAAAGTAATTGTATTTGATGTATATGGAACGATGTTTGATGTGAACTCTATTAAAGCTAACTTTGACCAATATAATAAAGAAAATGCAGGAGAGATTGCCAGTTTATGGAGAAAAACGCAGTTACATCACGCTGCCTTAAGACAAGTTATGCAACGATATATACGTTATGATGATTTAACAAAAAATGCATTGCGTTATGCGTTAGACGTTTACGAAGTTAAATACAGTAGAGAGGATATTAATAAACTCTTTGACGGTTATTTAAATTTAGATTACTTTAAAGAAATTCCCAAAGCCTTTATAGAATTAAAAAATAAAAATTTAGAGTTAGCTATATTGTCCAATGGTAATGATAATATGTTAAGGACGTTAGTTGATAATTCCGCAATTTCAGAACACATCGATGCCATTATGAGTGTAGATGAAGTAAAACAGTATAAACCAAGTCCGGCAAGCTATGCGCTAGTATTAAAATATTATCAAGTTAAAAGAAGTGAGATACTATTTGTTTCCACTAATACATGGGACGTAAATGGTGCTGCTAACTTTGGATTCGATACTGCGTGGGTTAATAGAAATAACGAAATATTTGATGAAAATGGTGCGAAGCCGACGATTACAGTGAATAACGTAAATGAATTAGTGAAATGGTTAGAGTTGAAAAGCTAA
- a CDS encoding helix-turn-helix transcriptional regulator, whose translation MTSTLSILNNVTTPLKRCINEIIVLIPLSDTNVVNLNGTVHNVQSGLIINNCDLYQYLHVNDLIELKMPLTLFVERESSLANCYFDFALLKNYKTLYGILTRNLRIEHSNTTITTTDISNIISLLLKEAKTELSCQYLPQFMSKHKLLNDILDYINSHLNETIHTKTVAQHFFISQSYISILFSNVMHMHFKNYVISLKIALSLNDLLSPNESIQSVARRYNFMNLSTFTKHFKTYLNVPPKVYVHQFNRQMSICHSSLKINTIAQDYNTLLVTNHANTTTPLAYTLDLNHPKESIYLPIPKTLIKVKDIATLSKLMHIQDEYFNLTHFPNPHIYIQQFKENDLTHFNVQLLLAIMPKLISKGCYLMLPLYSKDFYRLLDQYLFKVINDELVYHLYFSHIKLIFQDEHLSTIQINALKQLINNHYPNISLGFLLDNYISQSAITIQSIIDYINNLNMDFYIINQNINLLANKLIYTTNKMAENKPILDFIEALGHCANKVIFTHITRNDINLYFKSYTDTTSVKFIHFLVDLIPRVGGFGFPLLINTNDDIALLNSHTTGLSIVHIYSMLLPFMGQTVQLHDLGLLINRNNHYEIIIYDTCDYTDNLTKHTILIKHNFKHRCQALNQILKSPQIVKNNSTLNNNSLNMLHLDKLLLDNLNKISQPITSITIHDASIPLEISLDKDSIYYLKLYI comes from the coding sequence ATGACGAGTACTCTTTCAATACTTAATAATGTTACTACGCCTCTAAAGCGGTGCATTAATGAAATCATCGTTTTAATACCACTTTCAGATACGAATGTAGTTAACTTAAATGGTACAGTCCATAATGTACAATCAGGACTTATTATTAATAATTGCGATTTATATCAGTATCTTCACGTGAATGACCTTATAGAATTAAAAATGCCATTAACTCTTTTTGTAGAACGTGAATCATCACTTGCTAATTGTTATTTTGATTTCGCTCTACTTAAAAACTACAAAACTTTGTATGGCATCCTGACACGTAATCTTCGTATTGAGCATAGTAATACAACAATAACGACTACCGATATCTCTAATATCATTTCATTATTACTAAAAGAGGCCAAAACAGAATTATCATGTCAATATTTGCCACAGTTTATGTCAAAGCACAAATTATTAAATGACATATTAGATTATATTAATTCACATTTAAATGAAACGATTCATACCAAAACAGTCGCACAGCATTTCTTTATTTCTCAATCCTATATTTCTATCTTGTTTTCTAATGTGATGCATATGCACTTTAAAAATTATGTTATTAGCTTAAAAATTGCGCTATCTTTAAATGACTTGTTATCGCCTAACGAAAGTATACAAAGTGTAGCACGAAGATATAACTTTATGAATTTAAGTACCTTCACTAAACATTTCAAAACATATTTAAACGTGCCACCTAAAGTATATGTACATCAATTTAACAGGCAAATGTCTATTTGCCATAGTTCATTAAAAATAAACACTATTGCACAAGATTATAATACCTTGTTGGTGACTAATCATGCTAATACAACAACACCTTTAGCCTATACATTGGACTTAAACCATCCTAAAGAATCCATATATTTACCCATACCCAAAACGCTTATAAAAGTTAAAGATATAGCAACTTTAAGTAAGTTAATGCATATTCAAGACGAGTATTTTAATTTGACTCATTTTCCTAATCCTCATATTTATATTCAACAATTCAAAGAAAATGATCTTACGCATTTTAACGTACAATTGTTATTAGCGATCATGCCGAAACTTATTAGCAAAGGTTGCTATTTAATGCTTCCTTTATATTCAAAGGACTTTTATCGATTGTTAGACCAATATTTATTTAAAGTCATAAATGATGAGTTGGTATATCATTTATATTTTAGCCATATTAAACTTATTTTTCAGGACGAACATCTCTCAACTATACAAATTAACGCATTAAAACAACTTATTAACAACCATTATCCTAATATCAGTTTGGGCTTCTTACTTGATAACTATATTAGCCAATCGGCAATAACAATACAGTCAATCATTGACTACATAAACAATTTAAATATGGATTTTTATATCATCAATCAGAACATTAATTTATTAGCAAATAAATTAATATATACTACAAATAAGATGGCCGAAAACAAACCTATCTTGGATTTCATTGAGGCTCTGGGCCATTGCGCTAACAAAGTTATTTTCACACATATTACTAGGAATGATATTAACCTTTATTTCAAATCATATACCGACACAACCTCAGTAAAATTCATTCACTTCCTTGTCGATTTAATACCGCGAGTTGGTGGCTTTGGTTTTCCCTTACTAATAAATACTAACGACGATATTGCTTTATTAAATTCACATACTACCGGCTTATCTATCGTTCATATATACAGTATGTTATTACCATTTATGGGACAAACCGTGCAACTACATGATTTAGGGTTATTAATAAATAGAAATAATCATTACGAAATTATAATTTATGATACATGTGATTATACTGACAATTTAACGAAGCATACCATTTTAATAAAACATAATTTTAAGCACAGGTGCCAAGCACTTAATCAAATTTTAAAATCGCCACAAATAGTCAAAAATAATTCTACACTTAACAATAATAGTTTGAACATGTTACACCTAGATAAACTTCTGTTAGATAATTTAAATAAAATTAGTCAGCCTATCACTAGCATAACAATACATGATGCATCAATCCCACTAGAAATTAGTTTAGATAAGGATTCAATTTATTATTTGAAGTTATACATATAA
- a CDS encoding glycosyltransferase family 2 protein: MKFSIIVPTYNSETYIEELMNSLKNQTYDNNDFEVIVVDDCSSDDTLKKVKQYKKYLNLIVKKLDANSGGPGKPRNTALAIASGEYVFFVDSDDYINVDTLQDVSDFVDENNSDVVLVKMEGVNGRGAPRSMFKKTEDGLTLAHSRIIYTLSPTKFYRTSLLKEHNIYFPEDLKSAEDQLFTMKAYIHADNIATLAYKSYYYATKREGEHMSSAYVKPVDFYKIMTLIVEEVLNSDLENKNEIIGQFINRHFSFSRTRNFSLNVKANQTALWMEALGDFVQIVPREADTFVKEEIRPLLYYGRNKDFKHYKIVEQSYLNGEFYNSEFEGNAMKIQFAENEPFFNFENVTKPDVKMTQFDFDEQYITIELQLLRTIIDPNDSSSAMRIKLLSRNKREVIYLPMTVNNQNCFKFVANLKEMMTFLTKEKVWDVILEITFGDMTIDMRIGSNRNQYKYESETSTVAQYGKNYFRFTPFFTKNYDNLSFYVTPIQVDDMFTVTNRNKNKLQLTCKEFNYILSQGLTSVIMKDDFTYGYLSKITNKDGFKYEITLNDKVKTKLLKGPLKIEAPQVTLNFN; the protein is encoded by the coding sequence ATGAAGTTTTCGATTATTGTGCCAACATACAACTCTGAAACATATATAGAAGAACTAATGAATAGTCTTAAAAACCAAACCTATGACAATAATGATTTTGAGGTTATCGTGGTGGATGATTGTTCCTCAGATGATACTTTGAAAAAGGTTAAGCAATATAAGAAATATTTAAATTTAATTGTCAAAAAGTTAGATGCTAATTCCGGAGGACCTGGTAAACCAAGAAATACTGCATTAGCTATAGCAAGTGGGGAATATGTATTCTTCGTCGATTCAGATGATTATATTAACGTAGATACATTACAAGATGTATCAGATTTTGTGGATGAAAATAATTCAGATGTAGTGTTAGTCAAAATGGAAGGCGTAAATGGTAGAGGCGCACCACGCTCAATGTTTAAAAAAACAGAAGACGGCTTAACTTTAGCGCATTCACGTATTATTTATACGCTAAGTCCAACTAAGTTTTATCGTACGTCGCTGTTAAAAGAACATAATATTTATTTTCCAGAGGATTTAAAAAGTGCAGAAGACCAGTTGTTTACGATGAAGGCGTATATTCATGCGGATAACATAGCAACTTTAGCATATAAATCTTATTACTACGCCACAAAGCGTGAAGGTGAACACATGAGTTCTGCTTATGTGAAGCCTGTAGATTTTTATAAAATTATGACGTTAATTGTTGAAGAAGTGTTAAATAGTGACTTAGAGAATAAAAATGAAATTATTGGACAGTTTATAAATCGTCATTTTTCATTTTCACGTACACGCAATTTTTCACTTAATGTGAAAGCTAATCAAACAGCTTTGTGGATGGAAGCATTGGGTGACTTCGTGCAAATAGTGCCTAGAGAAGCAGACACGTTTGTCAAAGAAGAAATTCGTCCGTTATTATATTACGGACGTAATAAAGACTTTAAACACTATAAAATCGTCGAGCAAAGCTATTTAAATGGCGAATTTTATAATTCAGAGTTTGAAGGCAATGCGATGAAAATACAGTTTGCTGAAAACGAACCGTTTTTCAACTTTGAAAATGTTACAAAGCCAGACGTTAAGATGACACAATTTGATTTTGATGAACAATATATCACTATTGAACTACAACTTTTAAGAACAATAATTGATCCTAACGACAGTTCATCTGCAATGAGAATTAAATTGCTATCTCGTAATAAAAGAGAAGTAATTTATCTTCCGATGACAGTAAACAATCAAAATTGTTTTAAATTTGTAGCTAATCTGAAGGAAATGATGACATTTTTAACAAAAGAAAAAGTTTGGGATGTAATTCTTGAAATTACGTTTGGTGATATGACAATTGATATGCGTATCGGCAGCAACCGTAACCAATATAAATATGAGTCAGAAACTAGTACTGTTGCACAATATGGCAAAAATTATTTTAGATTCACACCATTCTTTACTAAAAACTATGATAATTTATCATTCTATGTTACGCCGATACAAGTCGATGATATGTTTACGGTGACTAATAGAAATAAAAATAAATTACAATTGACTTGTAAAGAGTTTAACTATATTTTATCTCAAGGTTTAACGTCGGTTATTATGAAAGATGACTTTACTTATGGCTATTTAAGTAAGATTACTAATAAAGATGGATTTAAATACGAAATAACATTAAATGATAAAGTTAAAACAAAATTATTAAAAGGACCTTTGAAAATAGAGGCACCACAAGTAACATTAAATTTTAACTAA
- the nagB gene encoding glucosamine-6-phosphate deaminase, whose translation MRVINLKDKQSASEHVATEIVKLIISKPNLVLGLATGGTMINLYQYLVDLINANNLDLKDVVTFNLDEYVGLSSEDKRSYHEYMQERLFKYNDSWNDNNIHIPNGVGPNLQVEAFNYENQLEQCGPIDLQLLGIGENGHIGFNEPGTPFNSQTRVVNLTPSTIQANSKHFDDINDVPIQAVSMGLSSIMRANHIILLAFGENKINAVKRLLQGDVSPELPASILHQHKNVDVYVDDVIYNKLK comes from the coding sequence ATGAGAGTTATTAATTTAAAAGATAAACAGTCAGCAAGTGAACATGTTGCTACAGAAATTGTGAAACTAATTATTTCAAAACCCAATTTGGTATTAGGCTTAGCTACAGGCGGTACAATGATTAATTTATATCAATATTTGGTAGATTTGATAAATGCTAATAATTTAGATTTAAAGGATGTTGTAACGTTTAATTTAGATGAATATGTAGGGTTAAGTTCAGAAGATAAGCGAAGCTATCATGAATATATGCAAGAACGTTTGTTTAAATATAATGATAGCTGGAATGACAATAATATTCATATACCCAATGGTGTGGGACCAAATTTACAAGTAGAGGCATTTAATTATGAAAATCAATTAGAACAATGTGGACCTATAGATTTACAATTGTTGGGGATAGGCGAAAATGGGCATATAGGGTTTAATGAGCCGGGCACTCCTTTTAATAGCCAAACACGTGTAGTTAATTTAACCCCCTCTACCATTCAAGCCAACAGTAAACATTTTGATGATATTAATGATGTTCCAATACAAGCTGTTTCAATGGGGCTTTCATCTATTATGAGAGCCAATCACATTATATTACTTGCTTTTGGTGAAAATAAAATAAATGCTGTAAAACGATTGTTGCAAGGAGACGTTTCTCCAGAGTTACCAGCATCTATTTTACATCAGCATAAAAATGTAGACGTATATGTAGATGATGTAATATATAATAAACTAAAATAA
- the ptsG gene encoding glucose-specific PTS transporter subunit IIBC codes for MKKLFEKAQQFGKSFMLPIAILPAAGLLLGIGGALSNPNTIKAYPLLDIGMLQNIFTLMSSAGNIVFQNLAVIFAVGVAIGLAKSDKGTAGLAAMLGFLIMNASMNGLLTITDTLAKSNLATHGQSMVLGIQSVETGVFGGIITGIMTAGLHNKFHKIELPTYLGFFGGSRFVPIITAVAAIVLGVVMFFIWPTVQQWIFNVGGLVNKTGVIGTFFFGFILRLLGPFGLHHIFYLPFWQTALGGSMEVKGHLFQGTQNIFFAQLGDSHVTQYYSGVSRYMSGRFITMMFGLCGAALAIYHTAKPEHKKVVGGLMLSGALTSFLTGITEPLEFSFLFVAPVLYIVHAFLDGLAFMMADIFNITIGQTFSGGFIDYLLFGVLQGNSKTNYLLVIPIGIIWFILYYIIFRVLIVKFNFKTPGREDKASVQQVDTTDRARTIVEGLGGEQNIEVVDCCATRLRVTLKSNDLVDKEKLESTDARGVVQKGNGVQVIYGPHVTVIKNEIEELLEHNNK; via the coding sequence ATGAAAAAATTATTCGAAAAAGCACAACAATTTGGGAAATCATTTATGTTACCTATAGCTATTTTACCTGCGGCAGGTTTATTGTTAGGCATAGGTGGGGCATTGAGTAATCCAAACACAATAAAAGCATATCCATTGTTAGATATTGGAATGCTACAAAACATATTTACGTTAATGTCTTCGGCAGGTAATATTGTCTTTCAAAATCTAGCTGTTATATTTGCAGTAGGAGTAGCTATTGGGTTAGCAAAAAGTGATAAAGGAACTGCAGGTTTAGCAGCAATGCTAGGTTTCTTAATTATGAACGCATCGATGAATGGTCTGTTAACAATTACAGATACGTTAGCAAAGAGTAACTTAGCTACACACGGACAAAGTATGGTGCTAGGGATTCAATCTGTAGAAACGGGCGTCTTTGGTGGGATTATTACCGGTATAATGACGGCTGGGCTACATAATAAGTTTCATAAGATAGAATTACCAACGTATCTTGGGTTCTTCGGTGGTTCTCGTTTTGTACCAATTATAACTGCTGTAGCTGCTATTGTATTAGGTGTAGTAATGTTCTTTATTTGGCCAACAGTTCAACAGTGGATATTTAATGTTGGCGGGTTAGTTAATAAAACAGGTGTAATTGGAACGTTCTTCTTCGGTTTTATTTTGAGGTTGTTAGGGCCATTTGGGTTACATCATATTTTTTATCTGCCATTTTGGCAAACTGCGCTTGGGGGTAGTATGGAGGTCAAAGGTCATCTTTTCCAAGGAACACAAAATATTTTCTTTGCACAACTCGGAGATTCTCATGTAACACAATACTATTCAGGCGTTTCTCGATATATGTCGGGCCGTTTTATTACAATGATGTTTGGTTTATGTGGAGCAGCATTAGCAATTTATCATACTGCAAAACCAGAGCATAAAAAGGTAGTAGGCGGGCTTATGTTATCAGGTGCTTTAACTTCATTTTTAACTGGTATTACAGAACCTTTAGAATTTAGTTTCTTATTCGTTGCACCAGTATTGTATATCGTCCACGCATTTTTAGATGGATTAGCTTTTATGATGGCAGATATTTTTAATATTACCATTGGACAAACATTCAGTGGTGGCTTTATCGATTACTTATTATTTGGAGTTTTACAAGGTAATAGCAAGACGAATTATTTACTCGTTATACCTATAGGTATAATATGGTTTATCCTCTATTATATTATTTTTAGAGTGTTAATTGTGAAGTTCAACTTTAAGACACCAGGTAGAGAAGACAAAGCGTCAGTGCAACAAGTCGATACTACAGACCGTGCTAGAACAATTGTTGAAGGTTTAGGTGGGGAACAAAATATAGAAGTTGTTGACTGTTGTGCGACACGTTTACGTGTAACATTAAAAAGTAACGATTTAGTAGATAAGGAAAAACTTGAGTCGACTGATGCAAGGGGCGTTGTACAAAAAGGGAATGGCGTACAAGTTATTTATGGTCCACATGTCACAGTCATTAAAAATGAAATCGAAGAATTACTCGAGCATAATAATAAATAA
- a CDS encoding ROK family protein gives MSNYKVAIDIGGTNIKSAIINAKDLSIVEINSVPTPNNVTNLIIDEVYRIAEYYKEKYGINKLELGISSAGVIDDQSGTVIYSGPTIPNYKGTNFKSYLAPICSDIVVLNDVNAALLGELTYYNYKQNNIFCLTIGTGIGGAFYNSTLGIHIGSRHRANQIGYLLYDSASETTFETRASTSGLKKLMNSYNYDHDSNVKQLFKDAKNGKAIAKDILNDWSFHLAEGIAQIQIIYDPDIILIGGAISAQGDDLLNYIIPKIKFFLPHNYGHAKIQTTLSLNNAALIGAITKLL, from the coding sequence ATGAGTAATTATAAAGTAGCAATTGATATTGGAGGAACAAATATTAAATCCGCCATCATTAATGCTAAGGACTTATCAATCGTAGAAATTAATAGTGTACCTACACCTAACAACGTAACAAACTTGATTATTGATGAAGTGTATCGTATAGCGGAATATTATAAAGAAAAATATGGTATTAATAAATTAGAACTCGGTATTTCAAGCGCTGGTGTTATTGATGATCAATCAGGTACGGTAATATATAGCGGGCCTACAATACCTAATTATAAAGGGACAAACTTTAAATCATATTTAGCTCCTATATGTTCAGACATTGTCGTGCTTAATGATGTTAATGCCGCCTTACTTGGCGAATTAACGTATTATAACTATAAACAAAATAATATTTTTTGTTTAACTATAGGTACCGGAATTGGTGGTGCATTTTACAATAGTACACTGGGCATTCACATTGGTTCTAGACACCGTGCTAATCAAATTGGCTACTTGCTATATGACAGTGCTAGTGAAACCACATTCGAAACACGCGCCTCTACTTCTGGATTAAAAAAACTTATGAACAGCTATAATTACGATCACGATTCCAATGTAAAACAACTTTTTAAAGATGCTAAAAATGGTAAAGCTATTGCTAAAGATATTTTGAATGACTGGAGTTTCCATTTAGCTGAGGGTATTGCTCAAATTCAAATTATTTATGATCCCGATATCATACTTATTGGCGGTGCAATTTCTGCCCAAGGTGATGATCTTTTAAATTATATTATTCCAAAAATCAAATTCTTTTTACCGCATAATTATGGTCATGCCAAAATACAAACGACGCTTTCATTAAATAATGCGGCACTTATTGGTGCAATCACTAAACTGCTTTAA
- the srtA gene encoding class A sortase SrtA has protein sequence MKRWTNRAMTVIGVLLIVAAIAIFVKPYIANYLHERHDQQQITQYDKKHTHNSKATIPKDKSQVAGVLSVPDAKIKTPVYPGPATPEQLNRGVSFAEADESLDEQNIAIAGHTYTDRAHYQFTNLPAAKVNSKVYFKVGTTARKYKIVKIYDVKPSDVHVLDEHEGQKNQLTLITCDNYNKQTGKWENRKIFIAQAI, from the coding sequence ATGAAACGATGGACCAATCGAGCAATGACCGTTATAGGAGTGTTGCTAATAGTAGCTGCTATCGCTATTTTCGTAAAACCATATATAGCCAATTATTTACATGAACGGCATGATCAGCAACAAATAACACAGTATGATAAAAAGCATACACACAATTCAAAGGCGACAATACCTAAAGATAAATCACAAGTAGCTGGCGTACTATCTGTACCTGACGCAAAGATCAAAACACCTGTCTATCCAGGACCAGCTACACCAGAGCAGCTAAATCGTGGTGTTAGTTTCGCTGAAGCGGATGAATCACTCGATGAACAAAACATTGCTATTGCAGGTCATACTTATACTGATAGGGCGCATTATCAATTTACAAATTTACCCGCGGCGAAAGTAAATAGTAAGGTATATTTTAAAGTGGGCACTACAGCAAGAAAATATAAAATAGTAAAAATTTATGATGTGAAACCTTCTGATGTGCATGTATTAGATGAACATGAAGGTCAAAAAAATCAATTAACACTAATAACTTGTGATAACTATAATAAGCAAACAGGCAAATGGGAAAATAGAAAGATATTTATTGCACAGGCCATCTAA
- a CDS encoding N-acetylmannosamine-6-phosphate 2-epimerase, translating to MLPQGLIVSCQALPEEPLHSSFIMSRMALAAYEGGAVGIRANTKEDITEIKSVVDLPVIGIVKRDYDHSKVFITATSKEVDELIESECEVIALEATDQERPKETLAELVDYIRAKAPNVEIMADISTIDEAKYAEELGFDYIGTTLRGYTSYTKSHKLYDNDFEFLKTVLETVKTKVIAEGNVITPEMFARVTELGIHCAVVGGAITRPKEITKRFVDELNK from the coding sequence ATGTTACCTCAGGGGCTTATAGTTTCTTGCCAAGCTCTACCTGAAGAGCCACTACATTCGTCATTCATCATGTCAAGAATGGCATTAGCCGCATATGAAGGTGGCGCAGTGGGGATTAGAGCGAATACTAAAGAAGACATTACTGAAATTAAATCAGTTGTTGATTTACCAGTTATCGGTATCGTGAAACGAGACTATGATCATTCAAAAGTATTTATTACGGCGACATCTAAAGAAGTCGATGAATTAATCGAAAGTGAATGTGAAGTGATAGCACTTGAAGCTACTGATCAAGAACGGCCTAAAGAAACATTAGCTGAATTAGTTGACTATATCAGAGCTAAGGCTCCAAATGTAGAAATAATGGCAGATATTTCTACAATAGATGAAGCAAAATATGCAGAAGAGTTAGGTTTTGATTACATAGGCACTACACTCAGAGGTTATACTTCATATACAAAAAGTCATAAACTTTATGACAATGACTTTGAATTTTTAAAAACAGTGCTTGAGACTGTAAAGACAAAAGTAATCGCCGAAGGAAACGTAATTACACCTGAAATGTTTGCTAGAGTTACAGAACTGGGTATTCACTGCGCAGTTGTAGGTGGCGCAATCACCAGACCTAAAGAAATTACAAAACGCTTTGTCGATGAACTGAATAAATAA
- a CDS encoding GNAT family N-acetyltransferase, translated as MLRFATKEDLPAILDIYNDAIINTTAVYTYEAQTLENRLRWFEAKANNNEPIWVYESANKTIGFATYGSFRDWPAYQYTIEHSIYVAKAYRGNGIAQALLSELIKDTKDKGYKTIVAGIDATNDNSIHLHRKFNFTYSGTITDVGYKFNKWLDLAFYQLDLTK; from the coding sequence ATGCTACGCTTTGCAACAAAGGAAGATTTACCTGCAATTTTAGACATATATAATGATGCCATAATAAATACGACTGCAGTTTATACTTATGAGGCTCAAACGCTTGAAAATAGATTACGCTGGTTTGAAGCTAAAGCTAATAATAATGAACCTATTTGGGTGTATGAATCAGCCAATAAAACGATTGGTTTTGCCACATATGGTTCATTTAGAGATTGGCCAGCCTATCAATATACGATAGAACATTCGATTTATGTGGCCAAAGCTTATCGAGGAAATGGTATCGCCCAAGCACTATTATCTGAGCTTATAAAAGATACTAAAGATAAAGGTTACAAAACAATAGTCGCTGGTATAGATGCTACGAATGACAACAGTATTCATTTACATAGAAAGTTCAACTTCACTTATTCAGGTACTATTACAGATGTGGGCTACAAATTTAATAAATGGCTAGACTTAGCTTTTTATCAATTAGATTTAACTAAATAA